From Heteronotia binoei isolate CCM8104 ecotype False Entrance Well chromosome 3, APGP_CSIRO_Hbin_v1, whole genome shotgun sequence, a single genomic window includes:
- the CFAP300 gene encoding cilia- and flagella-associated protein 300 — translation MVTSRASSPPVAMMSACGDDEFRPRYTFHHLPQKSFPSLESRETRDRLVKWSMDGRITAQAFSFDQNFKSYQQEDFLMDFFNHPDVNSNLKMLSASGQWTMLNTSVKKVEVKNIPCTKVSMSFFDRLYCEGVVRENGYIVKCFDEYCDEILIADELRKVLLLEDSDHYDLFGQLDREEFLFCLFKHLCIGGALCQYEEDVGPYLETTKALYKDLVSVQKDPETKEINIISTVFKVSAYGVNGLCYPSCSSHDQTFAFLVVNHLKRHVYVLYHSFGSSFFCN, via the exons ATGGTGACCAGCCGAGCGTCTTCTCCTCCAGTTGCGATGATGTCTGCTTGTGGAGACGACGAATTTCGGCCCCGatacactttccaccacctcccTCAAAAAAGCTTTCCCTCCCTGGAAAGCCGGGAAACCCGGGACCGCCTGGTCAAATG GTCCATGGATGGCAGAATCACAGCACAGGCATTCAGCTTTGATCAGAATTTCAAAAGCTATCAACAGGAAGATTTTCTTATG GACTTCTTTAATCACCCAGATGTTAACAGCAATTTAAAAATGCTTTCAGCCTCTGGACAATGGACTATGTTAA ATACCAGTGTGAAGAAAGTTGAAGTGAAGAATATTCCATGTACCAAAGTCTCCATGTCATTTTTTGACCGGTTGTACTGTGAAGGGGTTGTTCGAGAAAATGGGTATATTGTCAAGTGTTTTGATGAATACTGTGATGAGATTCTAATTGCTGATGAGCTAAGAAAG GTACTTCTTTTGGAAGATTCAGATCACTATGATTTATTTGGCCAACTGGATCGTGAGGAGTTTCTCTTCTGCCTTTTTAAGCATCTTTGCATTGGAGGTGCTCTTTGTCAGTATGAAGAGGATGTTGGCCCATACTTAGAAACAACAAAGGCTTTAtataaagatctagtgag TGTTCAAAAGGATCCTGAAACTAAAGAAATTAATATAATATCTACTGTTTTTAAAGTTTCTGCCTAC GGTGTTAATGGCCTTTGTTATCCATCGTGCAGCAGCCATGATCAAACATTTGCCTTCTTGGTTGTCAATCATCTGAAACGACATGTCTATGTCCTGTACCATTCTTTTGGATCAAGTTTCTTCTGCAACTGA